CACCAAGATCTACCAGGCCCGCTTCAATTCGGGGGACTGGTCCGGGCAATTGCTGGCCTTTTCGCTGGCATCCAATGGCACGCCCGCCACGACCGCCAGCTGGGATGCGGCGACCCGGCTCAATGCGCAGCACTGGAGCACGGGCCGCAACATCCTGACCTACAAGTCCTCCGCTGCGCTGGGCAGCCGTGGCGTCGCCTTGCGCTGGCCAGCCAACGCCTCCTCGCCAACGGCCACGGAGATCGATGCGGCGATGGTCACGGCGCTGAACAAGAATGCCTCGGGCACCACCGATGGCTACGGTTCCCAGCGCCTGCAATGGTTGCGCGGCAACACGGCGCGCGAGACACGCATCTGCACGGGCTGCAGCGCGCCGGTGTTCCGCAGCCGGCCCACCACTGTGCTGGGCGACATCGTCAACTCGGCGCCGTTGTTCGTGAACGGTGGCGGGCGCTATGTCCGCGACAGCGCCGAGGCGGCGTCCTACAGTGCCTACAAGTCCGCCCGCATGGCCAAGACGCCGCTGGTGTTCGCAGGGGCCAATGACGGCATGCTGCATGCTTTCAACGCTAACACGGGTGACGAGGTGTTTGCCTACGTGCCGGGTGCAGTGACCTCGCGGCTGAGCCTGTTGACGGCGCCGACGTACAGCCACCGCTTCACGGTCGATGGTGCACTGACCGCGGGTGATGTGTTCTACGGAAGCGCCTGGCACACCCTCCTGGTCGGCGGCTTCGGCGCAGGCGTCAAGGGCCTGTTCGCACTGGATGTGAGCGACCCCTCCACGATGGACGAGGCACACGCCAACTCGGTCGTGCGCTGGGAAACCGCCAGCGATGCGGACATCGGGCACATCTTCGGCGAGCCGGTACTGGCCAAGATGAAGAACGGCAAGTGGATGGCCATCGTGGGCAACGGCTACAACAGCACCAACGGGGTGGCCAAGCTGCTGCTGATCGATGTGGAAACCGGCGCGGTGACCAAGGTCAGCACCCAGTCGGGCAGCACGACCACGCCCAACGGCCTGTCGTCGGTGGTGGCGGTGAGCTCGGCCAACAATGGCGTGGCCGATATCGTCTACGCGGGCGACCTGGCGGGCAACCTGTGGCGCTTCGATCTTTCATCGACGTCCACATCCAGCTGGGCGGTTGCCTACAACAACAGCGGCACCCCGGCGCCGCTGTATGCGGCAGGCAGCTCGCAGCCGATCACGGCCCGCCCGGACGTGTCCGTGCATCCCAGCGGCGGCTACATGGTCGTGTTCGGCACCGGACGCTATGTGGACATCGGGGACGACAGCACGACCACCGGCCAGTCGCTCTACGGCCTGTGGGACAGCGGCAGCGCCATCGCTGCCAGCAGCTCGCTGGTGTCGCAATCGGTGCTGGGCACGGCAACAGGCGGGGACTCGCGCACCTACCGGATGACCACCTACGCGGTGGGCGCCCCCAGCGGCACCACCTACACCGGCGACAACGTCATCACCAGCGCCTCCTATGGCACGGGCAAGCGGGGCTGGAAGATCGACCTGCCTGCCAGTGGCGAGCGCATCGTCACGCAGTCTGCAGTGCGCTATGGCAAGGTGGTGGTGTCGACCCTGATCCCGTCGCCCGATGCCTGTGCCGCTGGCGGTGATGGCTGGGTGATGGAGCTGGACCTGCTGACCGGTAACCGGCCCAACACCCCCGCGCTGGACAGTAATGGCGACAACAACGTCACGGATAGCGACGCTCTGGCGTACGCTGGCGGGTCGGCCTATGCGTCCGGGGTGCGCATTGGCGCCATCCCGGCGGCGCCCGGGTTCATCCGTGCGCAGGACCGGCGCCTGGATGACAAGCTGGTCAACACCTCTGCCGGCACCATCGTGCGCGTCCGCGAAGCGGGCAACACCGTGAACTCCGGCCGCGTGAGCTGGGAGCAACTGCAATGAACAACCCCTTGGTGCGCTGGCCGGCTCACGCCGCGGCCCTGCTGGTGCTGCTCGGCATGCTGGCAACGCAGG
The Sphaerotilus microaerophilus DNA segment above includes these coding regions:
- a CDS encoding pilus assembly protein — protein: MNTSTTSPHFLRQGGACLILAGAVVSAHALTLAEAPLFLGSSVKPNLLVIYDNSYSMEALLPGTTGGSDPTAAGTRGNTARRVLRQNITDFQSAFRWGLEAFAMNTPLSYPNAGWDPDYPVFYYSSSPILGVGEIRQQVQDNSTTHYNALMSLLGTETTVTTTSEIKNGSIGTPLPGALRTARQYFGNQLTGLTTPIIDKTCQKSFVVLATDGDPTIRPPFGSTAARAYTATETYRGTVAAPQYSTADTDIFDEVTALRSTTISNLSAVNGTYDIKTYVIGLGDVANNPLSVRSMNRMAELGGTGAAYLAADEDSINNAFSTITTDIAAQASTSSSVTLNTGSWNTGTKIYQARFNSGDWSGQLLAFSLASNGTPATTASWDAATRLNAQHWSTGRNILTYKSSAALGSRGVALRWPANASSPTATEIDAAMVTALNKNASGTTDGYGSQRLQWLRGNTARETRICTGCSAPVFRSRPTTVLGDIVNSAPLFVNGGGRYVRDSAEAASYSAYKSARMAKTPLVFAGANDGMLHAFNANTGDEVFAYVPGAVTSRLSLLTAPTYSHRFTVDGALTAGDVFYGSAWHTLLVGGFGAGVKGLFALDVSDPSTMDEAHANSVVRWETASDADIGHIFGEPVLAKMKNGKWMAIVGNGYNSTNGVAKLLLIDVETGAVTKVSTQSGSTTTPNGLSSVVAVSSANNGVADIVYAGDLAGNLWRFDLSSTSTSSWAVAYNNSGTPAPLYAAGSSQPITARPDVSVHPSGGYMVVFGTGRYVDIGDDSTTTGQSLYGLWDSGSAIAASSSLVSQSVLGTATGGDSRTYRMTTYAVGAPSGTTYTGDNVITSASYGTGKRGWKIDLPASGERIVTQSAVRYGKVVVSTLIPSPDACAAGGDGWVMELDLLTGNRPNTPALDSNGDNNVTDSDALAYAGGSAYASGVRIGAIPAAPGFIRAQDRRLDDKLVNTSAGTIVRVREAGNTVNSGRVSWEQLQ